A window of Vigna unguiculata cultivar IT97K-499-35 chromosome 4, ASM411807v1, whole genome shotgun sequence contains these coding sequences:
- the LOC114180586 gene encoding uncharacterized protein LOC114180586, with protein MDQSWINFLRTTNEYENGVEEFLEFANMNVLDNNGKFYCPCVNCLNERKLPTDIIGEHVLCDDFLKSYTKWIWHGELIDMPSVDVSEAEEVDLEMDDQMEEMIRDIGHDSFQRANVYDNLCNDAEKHLYAECTKYTRLSAVLKLFNVKAKNGWTDKSFTELLELLSDMLPKGNTLPTRNYDAKKILCLMGMEYQKIHACPNDCVLYRKELAMLHQCPWCGVSRYKQKHSEFESDSKGPPAKVLWYLPVVSRLKRLFSNANDAKLMR; from the coding sequence ATGGATCAGAGTTGGATAAATTTTTTACGCACAACAAATGAATATGAGAATGGAGTGGAAGAATTTCTTGAATTTGCAAATATGAATGTTCTGGATAATAATGGAAAATTCTACTGCCCGTGTGTTAATTGTTTGAATGAGAGAAAACTACCAACTGACATTATTGGGGAGCACGTTCTTTGTGATGATTTCTTAAAGAGCTACACAAAGTGGATATGGCATGGTGAATTAATAGACATGCCAAGTGTAGATGTGTCTGAAGCAGAAGAAGTTGATTTAGAGATGGATGATCAAATGGAGGAAATGATTCGTGATATTGGACATGATTCCTTTCAACGTGCGAATGTGTATGACAATTTGTGCAATGACGCAGAAAAACATCTGTACGCAGAATGCACTAAGTATACTCGATTGTCAGCGGTATTAAAATTGTTCAATGTGAAGGCAAAAAATGGGTGGActgataaaagcttcacagaattaCTTGAGTTGTTGAGTGACATGCTTCCTAAAGGTAACACGTTGCCAACACGCAATTATGATGCGAAGAAGATATTGTGTctgatgggtatggagtatcaAAAAATTCATGCATGCCCAAACGATTGTGTCTTGTACAGGAAGGAGTTAGCCATGTTACATCAATGTCCATGGTGTGGGGTGTCAAGATACAAACAGAAACATAGTGAGTTTGAATCTGATAGTAAGGGTCCTCCAGCAAAAGTTTTGTGGTATCTTCCTGTAGTTTCACGGTTGAAACGTTTATTCAGCAATGCAAATGATGCAAAACTCATGAGATGA